The Mus musculus strain C57BL/6J chromosome 2, GRCm38.p6 C57BL/6J genome has a window encoding:
- the Olfr1109 gene encoding olfactory receptor 1109 produces the protein MDPGNHTVVKEFILLGLTENPDWQIPLFLLFSIIYLIIFVGNWGMIFLIWLNAHLHTPMYFFLSNLSFCDICYSTVIAPKMLINIVSEHKSSRLLSCVLQSFFFMVYATTEVILLSMMAYDRYVAIVNPLMYTVIMTFSICISMVLACYLCGIINSLTHTISLLRLDFCGPNVVNHFFCDVPPLLKLSCSDAHINEMLLLVFSGVIAIFTFIIVMVSYIHIIIAILKIRSTEGRRKAFSTCASHLTAVTLFYGSGTFSYIQPSSQYSMEQEKVSAVFYTLVIPMLNPLIYSLRNKDVKEAAKKLICGWSNTS, from the coding sequence ATGGACCCAGGGAATCATACAGTTGTGAAGGAATTCATACTCCTTGGCTTAACAGAAAATCCCGATTGGCAGATTCCTCTCTTTTTGCTTTTCAGCataatttatttaatcatttttgtgGGTAACTGGGGAATGATCTTCTTGATCTGGTTGAATGCCCACCTTCATACCCCAATGTACTTCTTTCTTAGTAACCTCTCTTTCTGTGATATCTGCTACTCTACTGTCATTGCTCCTAAGATGCTCATCAATATCGTATCAGAACACAAATCTAGTAGActcctttcttgtgttttgcagagTTTCTTTTTTATGGTGTATGCAACCACAGAAGTCATCCTCCTGTCTATGATGGCTTATGATCGCTATGTGGCAATTGTAAACCCCTTAATGTATACAGTTATTATGACATTCAGCATCTGTATTAGCATGGTTCTTGCATGTTACTTGTGTGGCATCATTAATTCCCTGACTCACACAATAAGTCTACTGAGACTGGACTTCTGTGGTCCCAACGTTGTGAATCacttcttctgtgatgttcctccTCTTTTGAAGCTTTCATGTTCTGATGCACACATCAATGAGATGCTGCTTTTAGTCTTCTCTGGAGTGATTGCTATTTTCACTTTCATCATTGTCATGGTGTCCTATATTCACATTATCATTGCCATTCTGAAAATCCGCTCAACTGAGGGGAGGCGTAAAGCCTTCTCCACTTGCGCCTCACACCTGACAGCTGTGACATTATTTTATGGTTCTGGAACATTTAGTTATATCCAGCCCAGCTCTCAGTACTCCATGGAACAGGAAAAAGTCTCTGCTGTGTTTTACACCTTGGTCATCCCTATGTTGAATCCTCTGATTTACAGCCTGAGGAACAAGGATGTGAAGGAAGCAGCAAAGAAGTTGATTTGTGGGTGGAGTAACACCTCTTGA
- the Olfr1109 gene encoding olfactory receptor 1109 isoform X1, with product MALWNHTVVKEFILLGLTENPDWQIPLFLLFSIIYLIIFVGNWGMIFLIWLNAHLHTPMYFFLSNLSFCDICYSTVIAPKMLINIVSEHKSSRLLSCVLQSFFFMVYATTEVILLSMMAYDRYVAIVNPLMYTVIMTFSICISMVLACYLCGIINSLTHTISLLRLDFCGPNVVNHFFCDVPPLLKLSCSDAHINEMLLLVFSGVIAIFTFIIVMVSYIHIIIAILKIRSTEGRRKAFSTCASHLTAVTLFYGSGTFSYIQPSSQYSMEQEKVSAVFYTLVIPMLNPLIYSLRNKDVKEAAKKLICGWSNTS from the coding sequence GGAATCATACAGTTGTGAAGGAATTCATACTCCTTGGCTTAACAGAAAATCCCGATTGGCAGATTCCTCTCTTTTTGCTTTTCAGCataatttatttaatcatttttgtgGGTAACTGGGGAATGATCTTCTTGATCTGGTTGAATGCCCACCTTCATACCCCAATGTACTTCTTTCTTAGTAACCTCTCTTTCTGTGATATCTGCTACTCTACTGTCATTGCTCCTAAGATGCTCATCAATATCGTATCAGAACACAAATCTAGTAGActcctttcttgtgttttgcagagTTTCTTTTTTATGGTGTATGCAACCACAGAAGTCATCCTCCTGTCTATGATGGCTTATGATCGCTATGTGGCAATTGTAAACCCCTTAATGTATACAGTTATTATGACATTCAGCATCTGTATTAGCATGGTTCTTGCATGTTACTTGTGTGGCATCATTAATTCCCTGACTCACACAATAAGTCTACTGAGACTGGACTTCTGTGGTCCCAACGTTGTGAATCacttcttctgtgatgttcctccTCTTTTGAAGCTTTCATGTTCTGATGCACACATCAATGAGATGCTGCTTTTAGTCTTCTCTGGAGTGATTGCTATTTTCACTTTCATCATTGTCATGGTGTCCTATATTCACATTATCATTGCCATTCTGAAAATCCGCTCAACTGAGGGGAGGCGTAAAGCCTTCTCCACTTGCGCCTCACACCTGACAGCTGTGACATTATTTTATGGTTCTGGAACATTTAGTTATATCCAGCCCAGCTCTCAGTACTCCATGGAACAGGAAAAAGTCTCTGCTGTGTTTTACACCTTGGTCATCCCTATGTTGAATCCTCTGATTTACAGCCTGAGGAACAAGGATGTGAAGGAAGCAGCAAAGAAGTTGATTTGTGGGTGGAGTAACACCTCTTGA